The proteins below come from a single Oryzomicrobium terrae genomic window:
- a CDS encoding phosphoadenylyl-sulfate reductase, which yields MANFNPAVLKGDNPQALQSALAKAEAVRAVLAGIAAKHGAGAALASSLSAEDMVLTDLIAKDKLPIGIFTLDTGRLPAETYDLLAETAKRYPGTPVSVIFPEAADVQTFVVRFGINGFYDSVEARKACCGARKVAPLNRALTGKAAWITGMRAAQSATRAELPVEDFDSDRGIPKYNPLSDWSEAEVWAYVRHFQVPYNALHDRFYPSIGCAPCTRSITPGEDVRAGRWWWENPESKECGLHVKQA from the coding sequence ATGGCCAACTTCAACCCCGCCGTCCTCAAGGGCGACAACCCGCAGGCGCTGCAAAGCGCCCTGGCCAAGGCCGAAGCGGTGCGTGCCGTGCTCGCCGGCATCGCCGCCAAACATGGCGCCGGCGCCGCCCTGGCCTCCAGCCTGTCCGCCGAGGACATGGTGCTCACCGACCTGATCGCCAAGGACAAGCTGCCCATCGGCATCTTTACCCTGGACACCGGCCGCCTGCCGGCGGAAACCTACGATCTGCTGGCCGAAACCGCCAAGCGCTACCCGGGCACCCCGGTGAGCGTGATCTTCCCCGAGGCCGCCGACGTGCAGACCTTCGTCGTGCGCTTCGGCATCAACGGTTTTTACGACTCGGTGGAAGCCCGCAAGGCCTGTTGCGGCGCCCGCAAGGTGGCGCCCCTCAACCGGGCCCTGACCGGCAAGGCAGCCTGGATCACCGGCATGCGCGCCGCCCAGTCCGCCACCCGGGCCGAGCTGCCGGTGGAAGACTTCGACAGCGACCGGGGCATCCCCAAGTACAACCCGCTTTCCGACTGGAGCGAGGCCGAGGTGTGGGCCTACGTGCGCCACTTCCAGGTGCCCTATAACGCCCTGCACGACCGTTTCTACCCGAGCATCGGCTGTGCTCCCTGCACCCGCAGCATCACCCCGGGCGAGGACGTACGCGCCGGCCGCTGGTGGTGGGAAAACCCCGAAAGCAAGGAGTGCGGGCTCCACGTCAAGCAGGCCTGA
- the cysD gene encoding sulfate adenylyltransferase subunit CysD → MTTRVTLSHLDWLEAEAIHILREVAGQCENPALLFSGGKDSICLLRLAEKAFRPGKFPFPLLHIDTAHNYPEVIAFRDRRASELGERLIVRSLEDSIARGTIVLKSPLESRNRFQSVTLLEAVEEFGFDCLIGGARRDEEKARAKERVFSFRDEFGQWDPKNQRPELWNLYNARVRKGEHMRAFPISNWTELDVWQYIAREGLELPSIYFTHKRQIVRKNGLLAPVTDLTPAKDGDVVEEIDVRFRTVGDIPCTAPVESTADTIDKIIAETASTAVSERGATRLDDQTSEASMEQRKKEGYF, encoded by the coding sequence ATGACCACCCGCGTCACCCTCTCCCACCTGGACTGGCTCGAAGCCGAAGCCATCCACATCCTGCGGGAAGTGGCCGGCCAGTGCGAGAACCCGGCCCTCCTGTTCTCCGGGGGCAAGGACTCGATCTGCCTGCTGCGCCTGGCGGAAAAGGCTTTCCGCCCCGGCAAGTTCCCCTTCCCCCTGCTGCACATCGACACCGCCCACAACTACCCGGAAGTGATCGCCTTCCGCGACCGCCGCGCTTCTGAATTGGGCGAGCGGCTGATCGTGCGCAGCCTGGAGGATTCCATCGCCCGGGGCACCATCGTGCTCAAGTCGCCCCTGGAATCGCGCAACCGCTTCCAGTCGGTGACCCTGCTCGAAGCCGTGGAGGAATTCGGTTTCGACTGTCTGATCGGTGGCGCCCGCCGCGACGAGGAAAAGGCCCGGGCCAAGGAGCGGGTGTTCAGCTTCCGCGACGAGTTCGGCCAGTGGGACCCGAAGAACCAGCGCCCCGAGCTGTGGAACCTGTACAACGCCCGGGTGCGCAAGGGCGAGCACATGCGCGCCTTCCCCATCTCCAACTGGACCGAGCTGGACGTGTGGCAGTACATCGCCCGGGAAGGCCTGGAACTGCCCTCGATCTACTTCACCCACAAGCGCCAAATCGTGCGCAAGAACGGCCTGCTGGCCCCAGTCACCGACCTGACCCCGGCCAAGGACGGCGACGTGGTGGAGGAAATCGACGTGCGCTTCCGCACCGTCGGCGACATCCCCTGCACCGCGCCGGTGGAATCCACCGCCGACACCATCGACAAGATCATCGCCGAGACCGCCAGCACCGCCGTCTCGGAACGGGGCGCCACCCGCCTGGACGACCAGACCAGCGAGGCCTCCATGGAACAACGCAAGAAGGAAGGGTATTTCTGA
- a CDS encoding sulfate adenylyltransferase subunit 1, whose product MAALERIQDHGLLRFLTCGSVDDGKSTLIGRLLYDTRTILTDTLAQIERTSQRRGLSAVDLSLLTDGLSAEREQGITIDVAYRYFSTGTRKYIIADAPGHEQYTRNMVTAASTADLAILLVDARKGLSVQTRRHAAVCHLLGIRHLVVAVNKMDLVEHDRAVFERIRADFQDFAAGLGLSDTTHDVTFVPMSALNGDMVVDRGEALAWYEGPTLLELLETAPGAHGDAAAKAEQFRFPIQWVCRPQASDNPELHDYRGFCGRIESGTVQVGDRILALPAWIETKVKAIHIGGQPLTSAVADQSVTLLLEDEIDLSRGDMLVKAGSTASAANGDGAVPEVTKQLEAMVCWFAETPLDRSRKYTIRHTTRSTRAAVGEIAYKLDVNTLEQQGAEKLAMNDIARVSFRLAQPVFCDSYAKNRATGAFVIIDEATFDTVGAGMVV is encoded by the coding sequence ATGGCTGCCCTGGAACGCATTCAAGACCACGGCCTGCTGCGCTTTCTCACCTGCGGCAGCGTGGACGACGGCAAGAGCACCCTGATCGGGCGTCTGCTCTACGACACCCGGACGATCCTGACCGACACCCTGGCCCAGATCGAGCGCACCTCCCAGCGTCGCGGCCTGTCCGCCGTCGATCTGTCCCTGCTCACCGACGGCCTCTCCGCCGAGCGCGAGCAGGGCATCACCATCGACGTGGCCTACCGCTACTTCTCCACAGGCACGCGCAAGTACATCATCGCCGACGCCCCCGGGCATGAGCAGTACACCCGCAACATGGTCACCGCCGCCTCCACCGCCGACCTGGCGATCCTGCTGGTGGATGCGCGCAAGGGCCTGTCGGTGCAGACCCGCCGCCACGCCGCGGTGTGCCACCTGCTCGGCATCCGCCACCTGGTGGTGGCGGTGAACAAGATGGACCTGGTGGAGCACGACCGGGCCGTGTTCGAGCGCATCCGCGCCGACTTCCAGGATTTCGCCGCCGGCCTGGGCCTGTCCGACACCACCCACGACGTGACCTTCGTGCCCATGTCGGCCTTGAACGGCGACATGGTGGTGGACCGGGGCGAAGCCCTGGCCTGGTACGAGGGCCCGACCCTGCTGGAACTCCTGGAAACCGCCCCCGGCGCCCACGGCGACGCGGCGGCCAAGGCCGAGCAGTTCCGCTTTCCGATCCAGTGGGTGTGCCGTCCCCAGGCCTCCGACAACCCGGAACTGCACGACTACCGTGGCTTCTGCGGCCGTATCGAGTCGGGCACCGTCCAGGTGGGCGACCGCATCCTGGCCCTGCCGGCCTGGATCGAGACCAAGGTGAAGGCCATCCACATTGGCGGCCAGCCCCTGACTTCGGCGGTGGCCGACCAGTCGGTGACCCTGCTGCTCGAAGACGAGATCGACCTGTCCCGGGGCGACATGCTGGTCAAGGCCGGCAGCACCGCCAGCGCCGCCAACGGCGACGGGGCCGTGCCGGAAGTAACCAAGCAGCTGGAAGCCATGGTCTGCTGGTTCGCCGAAACGCCGCTCGACCGCAGCCGCAAGTACACCATCCGCCACACCACCCGCAGCACCCGGGCGGCGGTGGGCGAGATCGCCTACAAGCTGGACGTGAACACCCTGGAACAGCAGGGCGCCGAGAAGCTGGCCATGAACGACATCGCCCGGGTCAGCTTCCGCCTCGCCCAGCCGGTGTTCTGCGATTCCTACGCGAAGAACCGGGCCACCGGGGCCTTCGTCATCATCGACGAGGCCACCTTCGACACCGTGGGCGCCGGAATGGTCGTGTAA
- a CDS encoding methionine ABC transporter ATP-binding protein yields MENLQTAPMIALNAIAKRYPGPSRDSAVVEALSNIDLTIAEGEIFGIIGKSGAGKSTLIRCINLLERPSAGQVVVAGRDLTSLSDAELRAARREIGMIFQHFNLLANRTVFANVALPLELAGVPRAEIAARVDPLLELVGLAAQRDRYPSQLSGGQKQRVGIARALASRPKVLLCDEATSALDPETTRSILALLRDINRRLKLTIVVITHEMQVIKDLCDRVAVLDHGRIVESGRVFEVFTSPTQPMTKTLIADVIGHELPEGLLERLAQPHLQKGGQVVRLFFTGASADAPLMSALTRQFGLDVNILHGQIDEIQGEPFGSLLVLLEGDVANRQDALTWLDQQGIRTEVVNVA; encoded by the coding sequence ATGGAGAACCTCCAGACCGCGCCCATGATCGCGCTCAACGCGATCGCCAAGCGCTACCCCGGGCCCAGCCGCGACAGCGCCGTGGTGGAAGCCCTGAGCAACATCGACCTGACCATCGCCGAAGGCGAGATCTTCGGCATCATCGGCAAGAGCGGCGCCGGCAAATCGACCCTGATCCGCTGCATCAACCTGCTCGAACGCCCCAGCGCCGGCCAGGTGGTCGTCGCCGGCCGCGACCTGACCTCATTGTCGGACGCCGAGCTGCGTGCCGCCCGGCGCGAGATCGGCATGATCTTCCAGCACTTCAACCTGCTGGCCAACCGCACCGTCTTCGCCAACGTCGCCCTGCCCCTGGAACTGGCCGGCGTGCCCCGGGCCGAGATCGCCGCCCGGGTCGACCCGCTGCTCGAACTGGTGGGCCTGGCCGCCCAGCGCGACCGCTACCCGAGCCAGTTGTCCGGCGGCCAGAAGCAGCGCGTCGGCATCGCCCGGGCCCTCGCTTCCCGGCCCAAGGTGCTGCTCTGCGACGAGGCCACCTCGGCCCTGGACCCGGAGACGACCCGCTCGATCCTGGCCCTGCTGCGCGACATCAACCGGCGCCTCAAGCTGACCATCGTGGTGATCACCCACGAGATGCAGGTGATCAAGGACCTGTGCGACCGGGTGGCGGTGCTCGACCACGGCCGCATCGTCGAATCGGGCCGGGTGTTCGAGGTGTTCACCTCCCCCACCCAGCCCATGACCAAGACCCTGATCGCCGACGTGATCGGCCACGAACTGCCCGAGGGCCTGCTCGAACGGCTGGCCCAGCCGCACCTGCAAAAGGGCGGCCAGGTGGTGCGCCTGTTCTTCACCGGCGCCTCGGCCGACGCGCCGCTGATGTCGGCCCTGACCCGCCAGTTCGGCCTGGACGTGAACATCCTGCACGGCCAGATCGACGAGATCCAGGGCGAGCCCTTCGGCTCCCTGCTGGTGCTGCTCGAAGGCGACGTCGCCAACCGCCAGGACGCCCTGACCTGGCTCGATCAACAAGGCATCCGCACGGAGGTGGTCAATGTCGCCTGA